Within Metabacillus sp. KUDC1714, the genomic segment CTAATCTTCCCCTACAGTCTCACGGAAAACTGGTTCTCTTTTAGATTTTACTACTTTTCGTTATAATACCTTATACATGTGAAATGTGAAAGGAGATCTTTGCTACTTATGATGAAAATTTTCACGACACAATTAACTGGTCACTTTAATCGAATACTAGACCAAGAAGAAATAAATATAGAAGATAGTGCAAGACTTCTTGCACAAGCTTTAATCGGAGAAGGAACCCTATATATTTATGGGGTTAACGAGCTTCATGGTATTGTCTTGGAGGCTTTAATGAGTAGTGAGCCCTTTAATCGTGCTGAGGCACTTCTTGATCAAAATGGACAAGTAAAAAAGCTTTCTTCAGAAGATCGAGTGCTTCTTTTTACGTATCGATCAACAGATGAAGAAGC encodes:
- a CDS encoding DUF2529 family protein, which produces MMKIFTTQLTGHFNRILDQEEINIEDSARLLAQALIGEGTLYIYGVNELHGIVLEALMSSEPFNRAEALLDQNGQVKKLSSEDRVLLFTYRSTDEEAISIAKTLSNQGVQTVGVSALVKNAAPGLESITDLHVDAKLRQPLIPGDDGERYGFPALMTSLYVYYAITFTIKEMLNEYEDEY